One stretch of Danio rerio strain Tuebingen ecotype United States chromosome 6, GRCz12tu, whole genome shotgun sequence DNA includes these proteins:
- the bin2b gene encoding bridging integrator 2b (The RefSeq protein has 3 substitutions compared to this genomic sequence): MADGKLGTNIGGNIGAGAGILAKRFQKSMNRAQEKVLQKLGKTMETKDEQFEECSANLNKQQTDGIRLYKDVKAYYNAVKVMHESSKRLSQTLKDIYEPDWHGVEDLTVIMESEDLLWNDYEEKLNDQVVRTMENYTAQFQDVKERVAKRGRKLVDYDSTRHHLEALQSAKKRDDAKVNKAEEEFNKAQEVFEDINKELREELPVLYQSRISCYVTMFQNISNLRDVFYKEMSMLNHNIYNMMKKLEDQHSTKPFIVKGLNSSKSKKRKSVTISAPIPCNTAFPTDHPAMSKLSMPDTLAHTDTRIHTPSKSTEISESESDSFDSEPNTPKRQSLCSVRSDGASENTSGSTTDEIVQANGQEHQDSVSVERQEEEESKSSQAASSEDAHNASTDGDDQTKLLSADEDKPAPIPTPRRSSTSKKDEGETDENTKGSSEDVKEQKTEYENPPGFLYKAVALKSQDSDEGVLLLFEKGDLILTFVDDEEEKPDGFVWGVREQDWIQYKDLTLLSGIVEESEIERITS; this comes from the exons ATGGCTGACGGAAAACTAGGTACCAACATTGGGGGTAACATTGGCGCGGGagctggcatcctggccaaacgCTTTCAGAAATCAATGAATCGAGCACAAGAGAAG GTCCTGCAGAAGCTGGGAAAAACCATGGAGACCAAAGATGAGCAGTTTGAGGAGTGCTCTGCCAATCTGAACAAACAGCAG ACAGATGGCATCAGACTCTACAAGGACGTTAAAGCTTACTACAATGCGGTTAAAG TGATGCATGAATCATCCAAACGGCTGTCCCAGACTCTTAAAGATATCTATGAACCAGACTGGCATGGTGTAGAAGATCTTACTGTCATAATGGAG AGTGAGGATCTTTTGTGGAATGACTACGAGGAGAAGCTAAACGATCAAGTCGTTCGAACAATGGAGAACTACACCGCACAGTTCCAAGATGTCAAA GAAAGAGTAGCTAAACGAGGAAGGAAACTAGTTGATTATGATTCGACCCGTCATCATCTGGAGGCGTTACAAAGCGCCAAGAAGAGAGATGATGCCAAAGTAAATAAG GCTGAGGAAGAGTTTAACAAAGCCCAGGAGGTATTTGAAGACATTAACAAAGAGTTGAGAGAGGAACTGCCTGTTCTCTATCAAAG TCGTATCAGTTGCTATGTCACCATGTTCCAGAACATCTCAAACCTGCGGGATGTTTTCTACAAGGAGATGAGTATG TTGAATCACAACATTTATAATATGATGAAGAAGCTTGAAGATCAGCACTCCACCAAACCCTTCATAGTTAAAGGACTAAACag TTCTAAATCAAAGAAGAGAAAATCTGTTACGATCTCTGCACCGATCCCCTGTAACACCGCCTTCCCTACTGATCATCCGGCTATGAGCAAGCTCAGCATGCCCGACACCctcgcacacacagacacacgcatacacactccCTCAAAGAGCACAGAAATATCAGAATCCGAGTCAGACTCTTTTGACAGTGAACCCAACACCCCCAAACGGCAGTCTTTGTGTTCAGTTCGTTCTGATGGAGCCAGCGAAAACACATCTGGGAGTACCACTGATGAGACCGTACAAGCAAACGGTCAGGAACATCAAGATTCAGTGTCTGTTGAGCGCCAGGAAGAGGAGGAATCTAAATTATCACAAGCAGCATCATCAGAGGACGCCCATAATGCATCAACAGATGGAGACGATCAGACTAAACTTTTATCGGCCGATGAGGACAAACCTGCACCCATCCCCACTCCTCGAAGATCCAGCACATCAAAGAAGGATGAAGGAGAGacaaatgaaaatacaaaaggaTCCAGTGAAGATGTGAAGGAACAAAAGACGGAGTATGAAAATCCTCCAGGTTTCCTCTATAAG GCTGTTGCTCTGAAGAGTCAAGACTCAGATGAAGGTGTGCTGCTTCTGTTTGAAAAGGGAGATCTGATCCTTACGTTTGTAGATGATGAAGAAGAAAAG CCTGACGGCTTTGTGTGGGGAGTGAGAGAGCAGGACTGGATCCAGTACAAGGATCTGACTCTTCTCTCCGGCATCGTGGAGGAGTCTGAGATCGAGCGCATCACCTCATGA
- the bin2b gene encoding bridging integrator 2b isoform X1 has translation MADGKLGTNIGGNIGAGAGILAKRFQKSMNRAQEKVLQKLGKTMETKDEQFEECSANLNKQQTDGIRLYKDVKAYYNAVKVMHESSKRLSQTLKDIYEPDWHGVEDLTVIMESEDLLWNDYEEKLNDQVVRTMENYTAQFQDVKERVAKRGRKLVDYDSTRHHLEALQSAKKRDDAKVNKAEEEFNKAQEVFEDINKELREELPVLYQSRISCYVTMFQNISNLRDVFYKEMSMLNHNIYNMMKKLEDQHSTKPFIVKGLNSSKSKKRKSVTISAPIPCNTAFPTDHPAMSKLSMPDTLAHTDTRIHTPSKSTEISESESDSFDSEPNTPKRQSLCSVRSDGASENTSGSTTDETVQANGQEHQDSVSVERQEEEESKLSQAASSEDAHNASTDGDDQTKLLSADEDKPAPIPTPRRSSTSKKDEGETNENTKGSSEDVKEQKTEYENPPGFLYKAVALKSQDSDEGVLLLFEKGDLILTFVDDEEEKPDGFVWGVREQDWIQYKDLTLLSGIVEESEIERITS, from the exons ATGGCTGACGGAAAACTAGGTACCAACATTGGGGGTAACATTGGCGCGGGagctggcatcctggccaaacgCTTTCAGAAATCAATGAATCGAGCACAAGAGAAG GTCCTGCAGAAGCTGGGAAAAACCATGGAGACCAAAGATGAGCAGTTTGAGGAGTGCTCTGCCAATCTGAACAAACAGCAG ACAGATGGCATCAGACTCTACAAGGACGTTAAAGCTTACTACAATGCGGTTAAAG TGATGCATGAATCATCCAAACGGCTGTCCCAGACTCTTAAAGATATCTATGAACCAGACTGGCATGGTGTAGAAGATCTTACTGTCATAATGGAG AGTGAGGATCTTTTGTGGAATGACTACGAGGAGAAGCTAAACGATCAAGTCGTTCGAACAATGGAGAACTACACCGCACAGTTCCAAGATGTCAAA GAAAGAGTAGCTAAACGAGGAAGGAAACTAGTTGATTATGATTCGACCCGTCATCATCTGGAGGCGTTACAAAGCGCCAAGAAGAGAGATGATGCCAAAGTAAATAAG GCTGAGGAAGAGTTTAACAAAGCCCAGGAGGTATTTGAAGACATTAACAAAGAGTTGAGAGAGGAACTGCCTGTTCTCTATCAAAG TCGTATCAGTTGCTATGTCACCATGTTCCAGAACATCTCAAACCTGCGGGATGTTTTCTACAAGGAGATGAGTATG TTGAATCACAACATTTATAATATGATGAAGAAGCTTGAAGATCAGCACTCCACCAAACCCTTCATAGTTAAAGGACTAAACag TTCTAAATCAAAGAAGAGAAAATCTGTTACGATCTCTGCACCGATCCCCTGTAACACCGCCTTCCCTACTGATCATCCGGCTATGAGCAAGCTCAGCATGCCCGACACCctcgcacacacagacacacgcatacacactccCTCAAAGAGCACAGAAATATCAGAATCCGAGTCAGACTCTTTTGACAGTGAACCCAACACCCCCAAACGGCAGTCTTTGTGTTCAGTTCGTTCTGATGGAGCCAGCGAAAACACATCTGGGAGTACCACTGATGAGACCGTACAAGCAAACGGTCAGGAACATCAAGATTCAGTGTCTGTTGAGCGCCAGGAAGAGGAGGAATCTAAATTATCACAAGCAGCATCATCAGAGGACGCCCATAATGCATCAACAGATGGAGACGATCAGACTAAACTTTTATCGGCCGATGAGGACAAACCTGCACCCATCCCCACTCCTCGAAGATCCAGCACATCAAAGAAGGATGAAGGAGAGacaaatgaaaatacaaaaggaTCCAGTGAAGATGTGAAGGAACAAAAGACGGAGTATGAAAATCCTCCAGGTTTCCTCTATAAG GCTGTTGCTCTGAAGAGTCAAGACTCAGATGAAGGTGTGCTGCTTCTGTTTGAAAAGGGAGATCTGATCCTTACGTTTGTAGATGATGAAGAAGAAAAG CCTGACGGCTTTGTGTGGGGAGTGAGAGAGCAGGACTGGATCCAGTACAAGGATCTGACTCTTCTCTCCGGCATCGTGGAGGAGTCTGAGATCGAGCGCATCACCTCATGA